CCACCACACCGCCTGACTCCCCCCGCCTCGGCACCGAGGCGGGGGGAGTGAACTCCGACCCCTGAACCCCGAACCCGCCATGCCCACCGTCCGCAAGCTGATCGCCACCGAACTCACGCCTGATTTCCGGCGGGCCGCCGAGATCGTCGAGGAGGAGATCCCCGATCCGAGGCCGGGCGAGGTGCTCGTGCGGAACGTCGTGGCCGGCGTCAACGCGAGCGACGTGAACATGACGGCCGGGCGGTACCAGCCGGGCGTGCCGCCGCCGTTCGACCTCGGCTTCGAGGCGGCTGGCGTGGTCGAGGCCGTCGGTGACGGCGTCGAGCACCTGTCGGAAGGCGACGCGGTCGCGTTCTCGATCCTGGGCCAGGGCTTCCGCGACGTCGCCGTCGTGCCGGCGAAGCTGGCCGTGCCGGTGCCCGAGCCGTCGCCCGAGGCGCTGTCGGTCCTGGTGAGCGGGCTCACGGCGTCGATCGCGCTCGAGCAGGTCGGCGAGCTCAAGGCGGGCGAGACGGTCCTCGTGACGGCCGCGGCGGGGGGGACGGGCCAGTACGCCGTGCAGCTGGCGAAGCGGGCCGGGGCGACCGTCTTCGGCACGTGCGGGAGCGACGAGAAGGCCGCGCTGCTCCGCGACCTCGGCTGCGACCGGCCGATCAACTACCGCTCGGAGACCGTCAAGGCCGTCCTCACGAGCGAGGCGCCCGACGGACTCGACGTGGTCTACGAGGCCGTCGGCGGGGATCTCTTCGACACGGCGCTGCGGGCGCTCGCCGTCAAGGGCCGGCTGATCTCGATCGGGTTCGTCGGCGAGTATGTCGACGGTCCGGAGCGCGTGACCGATGTCCGGGTGTACCACCGGCTCTTGGCGAAATCGGCCAGCGTGCGGGGGTTCTTCCTGCCGCACTACGCGCGCCACTTCCGCGAGCACATGGGCCGGCTGCTCGGGCTCGTCGGCTCCGGCGAGCTCCAGGTGGCCGTCGACCCGACCGCGTTCCGCGGCCTCGGCGCCGTCGCCGACGCGGTCGAGTACCTCCATAGCGGGCAGAGCCGTGGGAAGGTGGTCGTCTGGCTGGGCGAGTGAGTCCGCCCCAGCCCTTCGGCTTCGGTCAGGAGAGCCGCCGAGGCGGAGGGAGTCAGCCGCTCGCGAGGCGTTGGCGGATGGCGTCGGGGAGGCGGACCGCGCGGCCCGTCGCGCGGTCGATCCACACGAGGACCGTCCGCGCCGTGGCGTAGACCGTGCCCTCGTCGCCCTCGATCGTCAGCTCGCAGTCGAGCGGGAGCGACGTCCGCCCGGCCTCGCCGGCCGTCAGGCGGACGACGACGGTCGCGGGGTACACGACGGGCTTCTTGAACTGGGCCTCGACGGCGACCAGCACGGGCCCGGTCTCGGGCGCGCCCGGCCACGCCTCGCCGTCTCCCGCCCACCGCTCGAACAGCTCGATCCGCGCTTGCTCGAAGTAGGTCTGGTAGACCGCGTTGTTGACGTGGCCCAACTCGTCCATGTCGGACCAGCGGACGGCGAGGCGGGCGGTGTAGAGGGGCTCGGGCATGGGGCGGGCGTGGGGGCCGTCCCTACGACGACGGCCCGCGGCTCGGTCCCCAATGCTGGCCCGGTCGGTACGCACGGCCGGGGCGACCCCGCGGGACAGAGGGGAAAAGCGGAACGGGGCCGTGACGGAACGGGCCCTCATCGGTCGTGGAGCGGACGAATGGCTCGGGAGAAGGCAGGCCGACCTAAGCGCCCGTCCGGGCATTCGATAAGACCCGCGAGGCCCTCCGTCACGCTGCATGTCCCGTCGCTCGCTCCTGCTCGTCGTCACCCTCGCCGCCGTCGGCCCGGTCGCGGCGCAAGCGAGTCAGGAGGTCACGATCGTCATCCCCGAGGTCGAGCGGATCCAGGTTTCGGCCGGCACGCGGACGCTGGCGTTCGTGCGCCCACCCGAGGGCGGGCCGTTCGCCGACGTGATCGACGACGCCGGCTCGTACGACGTCACGGTCAACACGTCCGGAAACAAGATCACGGCCGCCCTCGACGCGCCGTTCGCCGACGGCGTCCGGTTGTCGGTCCGCCTCGAGGCGCCGCCGGGTGCCGTCAGCCACGGCCGGGTCGAGTTGGCGACCGAGGCGCGCGATCTCGTCACGGGCGTGGGCGGCGTCGCGGCCGCCGAGCTCAGCATGACCTATACCGCCTCGGCCGATCCGTCGGCGCTGCCGAATGGGGCGGGCGAGACGCACGTCGTGACGTATACGGTCACGGACCAGTAGCCCGCGGGGCCGGAGGCGGAACCCGGACGGCGCAGCGGGGCTTTCGGTCGGAGCAGCCCCTCCGACCATGTCTCCACACGGCATCCACCACCTTACGGCCGTCTCGGCCGCCATCCGCGACAACCACCGGTTCTACACCGGCCCGATGGGGATGCGCCTCGTCAAGCGGAGCGTGAACCAGGACGACGTCTCGGCCTACCACCTGTTCTACTCCGACGCCGTCGGGACGCCGGGCCACGACCTGACGTTTTTCGACTGGCCCGTCCCGCCCGAGCAGCGCGGCACGCGGTCGATCACGCGGACCGGCCTTCGCGTCGCCGAGAGCAGCCTGGACTACTGGGCCGACCGGCTCGCCGAGGCGGGCGTCTCGGCCGAGCCGGCGCGTGAGATCGACGGCCGCCCGACGCTCCGGTTCGAGGACGCCGAAGGCCAGCGCCTCGCCCTCGTCGTCGACGGCGGCGCCGGCGACCCGCCGACGCCGTGGGAGCGGAGCCCGGTGCCGGCCGAGCACCAGATCCGCGGCCTCGGCCCGATCACGATGAGCGTGCCGAGCCTCGAGCACACCGACCTCGTCCTCCGCACCGTCCTCGGGATGGAGGAAGACCGGACGTACGCCTCGCCCGACCGTGAGAGTGACACGGTCCACGTCTACGTGATGGGGGAGGGCGGGGGCCCGCACGCCGAGCTCCACGTCGTCGTCCAGCCCGATCTGGGGCCGGCCCGGCAGGGCGCCGGCGCCGTCCACCACGTCGCCTTCCGGATCCCGGACGACGCCTATGACGCGTGGACGGAGCGGCTCCAGCGGTTCGGCGTGCCGAGCAGCGGGCCCGTCGATCGGTACTACTTCCGGAGCCTCTACTTCCGCGAGCCCGGCGGCGTCCTGTTCGAGCTGGCGACCGACGGGCCGGGCTTCGCCGTCGACGAGGACGCGGAGACGCTGGGGGAGCAGGTCGCGCTGCCGCCGTTCTTGGAGTCCCGCCGCGAGCAGATCGTCGCGAACCTGAAGCCGCTCGACTGAGGGCGGGCCCGCAGGGAGACGACGCACCGCGTCCCTACCGACGCCCGGCGCGGAGGGCGCCGCGCGAGCGTGGCTCTCCGCCTCGGCACCGAGGCGGGCCGGGCTGGGGGATCTGGCACCGTGTTTGGGTGGACAGGGGCAATCCGGCGTCTCGCCGCGCCCGCGCCGTTCAGGTGGCGGAAGCGGAACCCAGAGGCGACGCGCGCCCACACTTGATGTGTCTCACCTCCTGACCCGACCTTCCCCGCCCCGGCATCCCGCGCGTGTCTCGCGCGTAGGCCGTCGGCTGGGCCTCCGTCCCGGCGCGCCCCCCTCCCACACGCCGACCCCCCCGATGAGCCTCGCCACGCGCGCGGTCTACCCCACCCAGCC
This sequence is a window from Rubrivirga marina. Protein-coding genes within it:
- a CDS encoding zinc-binding dehydrogenase, whose product is MPTVRKLIATELTPDFRRAAEIVEEEIPDPRPGEVLVRNVVAGVNASDVNMTAGRYQPGVPPPFDLGFEAAGVVEAVGDGVEHLSEGDAVAFSILGQGFRDVAVVPAKLAVPVPEPSPEALSVLVSGLTASIALEQVGELKAGETVLVTAAAGGTGQYAVQLAKRAGATVFGTCGSDEKAALLRDLGCDRPINYRSETVKAVLTSEAPDGLDVVYEAVGGDLFDTALRALAVKGRLISIGFVGEYVDGPERVTDVRVYHRLLAKSASVRGFFLPHYARHFREHMGRLLGLVGSGELQVAVDPTAFRGLGAVADAVEYLHSGQSRGKVVVWLGE
- a CDS encoding acyl-CoA thioesterase, translated to MPEPLYTARLAVRWSDMDELGHVNNAVYQTYFEQARIELFERWAGDGEAWPGAPETGPVLVAVEAQFKKPVVYPATVVVRLTAGEAGRTSLPLDCELTIEGDEGTVYATARTVLVWIDRATGRAVRLPDAIRQRLASG
- a CDS encoding ring-cleaving dioxygenase; the protein is MSPHGIHHLTAVSAAIRDNHRFYTGPMGMRLVKRSVNQDDVSAYHLFYSDAVGTPGHDLTFFDWPVPPEQRGTRSITRTGLRVAESSLDYWADRLAEAGVSAEPAREIDGRPTLRFEDAEGQRLALVVDGGAGDPPTPWERSPVPAEHQIRGLGPITMSVPSLEHTDLVLRTVLGMEEDRTYASPDRESDTVHVYVMGEGGGPHAELHVVVQPDLGPARQGAGAVHHVAFRIPDDAYDAWTERLQRFGVPSSGPVDRYYFRSLYFREPGGVLFELATDGPGFAVDEDAETLGEQVALPPFLESRREQIVANLKPLD